ttatttatttttatatatctagggtattaaagttcttttacctattaaatgaaacattttggtcattttcctccttgtgatctatttttgtgacaaaaaattaaaaatagtctatttaggagaattgctattttttaaataacaactaGATCTTATCCCGCAAAGTCGTATAGgtgattattttcattttatacatataaatatttgatttaaatgaTTAgtggtttaatatttaatatattcctaaaagtttaatataatattttcaaacacaACAGTTTTATAGTTTGCATGCAATTAAAATATGAACACTAACTAAATCCTTACATTATATGATATTTACGACAAATTCTGCTCAATTTAATATTAACTTAGATATAAATTTTCTTAAGATTATACTTGTATTTTAAGTTTTGGTcatacatatatgttaatcagaCTATGTGTATGAATTAAATCTTTGAATGAACAACCTATATTAAGTGTAATTTACATAACTTCCgcttcttttaaattattaaaccagAAATTGTAATGCATTGtctttattttgttcattttaaacctgaattttatttttattatctatgtttttttatgtttcttacGTTGTCTATTGATGATTTAGACTTTTCAAtgttaaaacttttatttgcaATTCTTCATCTATCATAGATACGGTTATATAATTAACACTTAAATCTACAAGTACATTTGATAATAAAtacaatgaaaataaaatattcacatgaaatataatttttcaatcATTTATCTGTCATTtatgttaatgaaataaattGGTACAATGCCTATTGCATTTTCAAAATTGTACaagataaaagaaacaaaaacaattacataacgaataatatataaatatggtctatataaaaataaccttgattatatttttgtaaaacaaagtCGTCATATACTTCtattatttgattataaaattaaattggcCATTATATTTATAACAGAAACTTaatgcatttttaaaataacatatgtAGACCGATCATTTATATTGATAGCATATTTTTAACAGTGTggtacaaaattatattaacaaaTCGTAACTGTTAAAGATCAAAGATTTAATTTGTGATattaatttaacataaattatacaattttgtaatcacaattttaataaaaaaattacatgagtTTAATACagttacaaaattaattagataCATAGAAggtttattttagaaaaaatgaaatatacttttatattttaaataaatacaaaattaattaaatatttagaaggtttgtttaagtgaaaaatgaaatatacatttatatttaaaataaatatgaaagtacttatatactttaaaatgtttgttttaatgaaaaatgaaatatatatttatactgtaaaaaaattcatattttttttagaataattaaaataatttaaatatatatacaaaaattcattTAAGTAATTTTCTAAGAGATGGTCTAAAATGAAATATCacacataaaaaaaagttgtgacttctattttaatagtataaactagattttgatccacactttcaaagcgcggattaATTTTTCAATGAAAACTTTATATAATCGCATTTTGTCTTTATTTAAAGTAAGTTTGGTCATAAAATCCGTAACCAGAACTTTGAATCAAACCCAAACTAAAAAACTCGATCCGTACCCggtataaaatgtaaaaaataccaTAATGAGTTTTGTAGGGCGGTACAAAACATATCAAATTCCAAAGTGTTATTACctgaacccgaatggataaccCAAAAAACGAAAAACTTGTAAAATTTTGGAAACCGATCTGAATGTCCAAGTTAACCACAAATATAAATGATTACATTTCTGTGAAATAAGCGGCAAAAAACTGTAATTGTAAAtcacaatatataattaaatataccatataatcaaataatattaatgtCAGCTAAATTTAttattgtgttttaaaaattcaaatatattaaattatattttaatattctaatttagatattatattaaaatataaaaatttattattttaaatatcctATTTGAATATTTTGCATTAATTAATTGAAGTATGTTGTAAACTTTATGAGTCCCTATATGTTATTatgtatatgtaattattttaatttataacttttaaaacaGTTAGTAAACAgattaagttattatatatatatatatatatatatatatatatatatatatatatattatttactgtaataatttaattataaatatgaattattatagaaatgttatttcttattctgtaaataaaaaatgaattaatattcatttgtaataaaattttcaaataattgcgaattttcattatttaaaataaatattaaaaacaataaatatttatattttaaatagaaaataagaaatcgttGCGATTGAACATTTGAATGACGGATTACATTACAATCTGTTATAACTGTTGCAGCATATTCTTGGTTCCAATATAATTTGTACGTTGTACCATATATACGAAAAAGTATCTAATTGTTTGATACTTAAAAAAATCGCAACTGTTTGAATgaactaattttaaaatctgGATGTTAAATCGGTTATAACCATCATCAATATTATGTTTGACATatctttttgatataaattgTACGAGTTTTTCGATACTCATCTTTTAAATAAATGTGCCATTGTTTTGATGAAACTTGCTTGAACCTTATATTTATGATGGTTGCAGGATTAAGTGCTTTGGTATTAGTCTACAATTAGCAGGACCTAAAAGCTTTGGTTCGATGAGAAATGGCTGATATATGACGTCAAAAGAACTGTAAACGATGGTTGTATGCTTAAAGGCCTGGTGTCAACATACACTTCCTGGTGTAAACATACAATTTGCAGGTTTAAATCTTTGGTTCGTTGAGAAATGGCCAATAAATATGGCGTTGAAAGAAACGTGACGATTGCTGTAGGCGTAAAAGGACTGCTGTCGATATACAATTTACAGGTTTAAAAGCTTTGGTTATATAGCagcaaaaaatgaaaaaaaagatgCGTGAAAAGGTGCGGTTTCGGTGAGAAAAACTCTCCCAGACACAACTACCGAGGCAAAGAGCTCTTGAAGGACCAGCGGACATTAGCTTGAAAGTGACTACTCACTTTCTTGCTCCAGAAGGAAAGTGCACACCGGTCTCTCCTAAGCATTTTCGGAAAACCCTACTTTCTTAACCCAAAGTAGCATCCTCCGCAGACGGCAAACTACCTCCAAACCATCCAAATCCGATCCAAAGAGCTTTTCCAAAGTCTGAAACCTGTTTCCAGCTGTTCAAACACCAGAGAAACAAGTCCATCAGATCAAAGCTTCCATAGACAACCGAAGAACTTTCAAATTTCAAACCCCTTACACAAGCTACCTGAAGATCCCTAAACGCCGAGTCTTTTCAAGTTAGTATACGAGTGCTAGGAGTCGACTTTCACTCCTCCAGCAACGAGTACTACACAAAATCATGGCGACGAGATTCACTGCAGCTGAGAAGGGTAATTAAACACCAGATGAGAGAAGGAAAAAACACCAACTTTAAAAGAATCAAAGCCCCTAGCATTGATACTTCAGCCCTCATCAAAGACAATGCCCTCACTTTGATAGGAAGACTTACCAACCCACAGGAGCAAAAAATATGGGCCCTCATCCCAGCCCTTCCACGCAAGTGGAACCTGCAAGGCAGAGCAGTAGGCTCAGATCTAGGAAACAACTGCTTCCAGTTCAGATTCGAGAAGGAGGAAGATCTAAGACGAGTATTGGATAACAGACCTTATCACTTTTCTTATTGGATGGTCATTCTTCAAAGGTGGGAACCAGTTATCTCCAACGCCTTCCCGTCCATGATTCCCTTCTGGATCCGGATCAAAGGTTTACCGCTTCATTACTGGCAAGAAGACATGGTCCTCAGAGTGGGCCAGGAGCTGGGAACAATGGAAAACCATGAACTAACAAGAACAACAGCAAGAGTTAAAGTGTCAGTGGATGGTTTAAAGCCTCTGGTGAAGGAACTAATTATTGAATTTGACTCAGGAGAGGAAACATCAATTACCCTAGAGTATGAGAAGCTGGAATACCACTGCACCTCCTGCTTCTCACTACTACATTCGAGGAAGAACTGCCCACAGCGACAAGATGAGGAACAACCCTGGGCCTGCAACCCCAAGATAACATCAGAAGGTACCCTCTATGGAAGAGAAACAACTGAAGCTCATCTAAATGAGAGGAGAAAAAGGGAACAAAACAGTGAGAAGCAGAGTACGGACCAATTTGATTTTAAGGCAAGAGTGGATAGACATGGCAACCCATTTGGAGATAGAATCAGCACGAAACAAACTCGGGTTGCCCCACCCATGCTGACCATGCAAGAGGCTGTACACCCAAGCCAACAACCACTCGAGAAACCTCAGCACTACTCAGCCCAGCAATCTCAGCAATACTCATCCCCACAGTATACTTATAGCAGACAAGCCAAACACAGAGGTACACAAAGAGGGCGAGATCTCTTCTCCCAAAGAAGCCAAGGCCACTGGAGAGCCAAGCAACTTGTGAGTCAAGAGGAAAGATCCAAAACTGAGGAGAAGCAGAACTCTGATCTCAGAGAGGATACTGCAGTGGGAAAAACACATTTGAGCCACACAGGTCTAAACATTCCATCCATGGAAGAGGTGATGGAGGACCTACAGCAGGTTACAAGGCAATATTTGAGCTGCCCCGACCCAGTGGAAGCAGCAGCAAGAAGGCAAAGAGTCCTCCAAGGGGATGCATCTGGCGAAATGGAGGAGACGGTAGCAGCAATCATCGCAGCGGAAACCCGTCGACAATCTCTAATCTCCCAAACGTTGGGGTCTGAGAGCAATCCCAACACACCACCGCCAAATCAAGAATACCCTCTCTACGCTTCACCCTACCAAGCTCCACTAGAGACACGTAGCCCCTTAACCAGGAGAAATGAGGTGGAGGAAGGAAACATGGACCTAGAGACTAGGCACAATGATGGTGACACAACTCCTACGAGAGGCAATGAAGGTCCTGAAAAACTCAAATCTATAGTTATTAGCCCAAATATGGAAACAGAGGTAGCATCTCCGGCTCCACAAGACCCGGCAGAGACGCAAGGGGAGGAAGAAACACTTCAAGAGTTTCAAAACAAAGTAAGGAGGAGAGCCAAAAAATCGAAACAGGATAAACCGTCTGGCAGCAGTCCTAATATTCTAAGGGGAACTAGCTCTAAGAAAAGGAAGATATCACAAATTCAACGCTCAATAGCAAGAGCAGTAGGATCCCCAAAAGGACATACCTCCAAGCCTCAGAGAAGAGCTGACAAAGGAGAGTCTGCTGCGGGAACATCAAAAAGCTCCAGGAACCCACCAATACAGTTAATCCATGTTATCTCGAAGAAGAAGCCAGATTTTCGGGTTCCTAGACCCCAGGCTCCTTAGCTGTACTGAGCTGGAACTGCTGCAGGCTCGGGAACCCTGCAACAGTCCAGCGCCTGAAGGAGATATATCGAAGAAACTCTCCCGATATAGTCTTCTTGATGGAAACAAAGAACCCTACAGAGATGGTCCTTAAAGAACTCCAATTCTTGTTCCCGGAGAACTTCCATGCTGTCACCCCACATACACCAGGAGGGGGAGGTCTGTTCCTCACCTGGAAAAAGGAAATAGAGTTAACGATTCTCTCATCCACATCAAACTACATCAACACACATATCGTGAACAAAGGGATCTCTTTCCAAACAACCTTCGTCTATGGAGAGCCTGACCATTCAAAACGGTGGGAAGTATGGAACAAGTTAACGCAGCTACAACCTCCAGCAGGACAACCTTGGTGTCTCACTGGTGACTTTAACGAGATTGTCAATAATGACGAGAAATGTGGTGGACCCTGCAGAGCTGAAGGAACGTTTGTAGCATTTAGAACATTCCTATCATCAAATGACCTCTACGACCTTAAACACCATGGAAGCTTCCTCTCATGGAGAGGAAAGAGAGGAACGCACCTGGTCCAATGTAGGCTTGACAGAGCAATAAGTAACTCCTCCTGGTCAGATCTGTTCCCATCGTGTAGAAGCCAGTACCTTAAGTATGAGGCGTCAGACCACCGTCCGCTGTTGTCTTTTCTTGACACTACAAAGAGGAAAGGCACCAGAATCTTCAGATATGACAGGAGATTAAAAGAAAACCAGGAAGTCAAAGCAATCATACAAGACACATGGGCAAAATTTGCATACCTGCAAGTTGAAGAACGCCTCACCCAATGCAGAAGAGCAATTTGCAAATGGAGTAAAGCAGCATGTGAAAAAAGTAATGAACTCCTAACCAGACTCCGCAGCCAGCTGGACCAAGCTATGTCTGATCCAACACCAAATGATTCCTGAATACACGAGCTAAACGTCAACCTACTAGAAGCTTATAAACAAGAGGAGGCTTTTTGGAAGCAGAGAAGTAGACAATTATGGTTTACACTAGGAGATGCTAACACAGGATACTTTCATGCAATGACAAAGGGAAGAAAAGCAAAAAATAGGATGACAGTCATAGAGGATGAGGAGGATAAACCTTGGTTTGAGGAAGATCAAATCTCAAAGGTGATTTGTGACTTCTATGAGAAACTCTTTACATCTTCCccctttgacggatccaacacgATAGCAGAAGCTCTGAATCCCTGCATATATGATGAAACAAATGAGTCATTGATCAAGGACCCTACAGCAGCAGAGATTAAAGAGGCTACCTTTTCGATCCACCCAGATAAAGCCCCAGGGCCAGATGGTTTCTCTGCTAGTTTCTTTCAGTCAAACTGGGAAGTGGTTAGGCCAGCCATAGTACAAGAAATCCAGCTGTTCTTCACAACTGGTTCACTCCCAATCTCGGCAAACAACACACAAGTTAGACTGATACCAAAATCCACAGAGGCAAAGAAAGTAACAGACTACAGACCAATCGCATTGTGCAATGTCTTctacaagataatctctaagCTATTGTCTATGAGGCTCAAACCAGTGTTGTGCAAAATAATATCAGAGAACCAATCAGCATTTGTACCAGGGAGAGCTATATCAGACAACGTCCTAATAACACATGAAGTTCTCCAGTTTCTAAAGACATCCAAGGCGGAAATTCATTGCACAATGGCGGTCAAAACAGACATGTCTAAAGCCTACGATAGGATTGAATGGGAATTCATGGCTGAAGTACTAAGGAGACTAGGTTTCCATGAGAAATGGAACAACTGGATAATGCAGTGCATAGCGACAGTCAGGTACTCCTATCTTATAAACGACTCAATACATGGAACAGTCATACCACAACGCGGAATTAGACAGGGTGACCCTCTATCACCCTATTTGTTCATACTCTGCGGGGAAGTTCTATCAGGCCTATGCACTAAGGCAGCAAGAGAGGGTACCTTAAAAGGAGTCAAAGTAGCTCGAGGAAGTCCAAGAGTGAACCATTTGATATTCGCAGATGACACCATGTTTTTCTGTGAAGCAACTTCACCAAACTGCAGCAAATTAAAAGCCATCCTGTTAGAGTACGAGAAAGCATCGGGACAAAGGATCAATACTGGAAAATCCTCAATCAGGTTTTCTTCCAAAACACCACCTCAGATTAAAGAAACAGCAAAAGCCATTCTGGAGATACCGAAAGAGGGAGGGACAGGAAGATACTTGGGCTTACCTGAAAGTTTTGGTAGGAGAAAGAAAGATCTCTTCACTTCTATAGTGGACAGAGTGCGCCAGAAAGCAGTGAGCTGGGCCTCGCGGAGACTCTCCAAAGCAGGTAAGCTCGCCATGTTGAAAACGGTCCTCACAACAATCCCATCCTATACCATGACGAGCTTCGAGATCCCTGTCAGTTTATGCAGAAGAATTCAATCAGTTTTAACTCGATTCTGGTGGGATGGCTCTGAAGAACAAAAGAAACTATGCTGGGTTGTGTGGGATAAGTTAACTAAGCACAAAGCAGAAGGGGGCCTAGGCTTAAGAGATATACAATTGTTCAATCAGGCCTTACTCGCTAAACAGGCATGGAGAATTCTAAACAACCCGGGGTGTCTTCTGGCTCGGGTATTACTAGGAAAATACTGCCATAGCAAAGCGTTTCTAGATGTTAAGCAACCACCAGTCTGCTCCCACGGATGGCGGGGCATACTACATGGACGGGACCTCCTAAGAAAGCACCTAGGAAAAGCTATAGGAAATGGGGAAACTACAAGTGTCTGGAAGGACTCATGGATCTCCTTGGATGAGGATATCAAGCCGTATGGCCCGGTTCCAGAGTCCTTCATAGATTTAAAGGTATCTGATCTAGTGACCTCGGATCTAAAGTGGAATGAGAAGAGACTAGCAGAAATTCTACCTCAAATGGCTTCGCGGATCAAGTGTATCCATCCAAGTGAACGGGGCGCAGCAGACATCTACATTTGGCAACCTGTAAAGTCAGGACAATATACTACAAGATCAGGCTACAACTCAGCGGTTAGGAATGACACTGGAGGAGCAGCTATACCTAATAATGGTTTCGATTGGATAAAAGATGTCTGGACGGGAAAGTTTTCCCCAAAAATGAGTCTTCGTCTGGTCGATCATCCAGGGAGCAATACCACTAGGCCACAATCTACAAAAGAGAGGAATCATGTCAAACATCTCTTGCCCTTACTGCAACGGTAGTGAAACCACTATGCATACCTTTTTTGAGTGCCCTGTGGCGATGGAAGTCTGGGAACAAATTCCCCTCCGACAAGTAGCTCAGATAACTACAGAAGACGACTTCAAAACGGCACTGGTCAAGCTCAGAGGTATGACATGCCTTCCTCCAACAGGGATCACTAATAGTGTGGTTCCTTGGGTTTGTTGGTCTCTCTGGCTAGCAAGAAACACCAAAATCTTCGAAGGTCGAACCCTCTCCCCTACAGAGATCTCAACGAGAGCGTTGAGATTAGCAAGGGAGTGGAATACGGCTCAAACCCCTACAGAAAAGAGGCCAAGAAACTTACAGATCAGACAGCCAAATGCAAACTGACCCTCGAGCTCAACAATCGCATCGCCAATAATCTCTTGTACGACCGACGCCGCTTGGAACAAGCAATCGAAGCAAGCAGGACTAGCATGGACTTTCTCTGGTACTGATCTACCATCAACAATCACCGGTTCAACCACCCAACCCTTCGTTAGCTCTCCCCTAGTAGCGGAAGCGCTAGCGGTGAGATTGGCCCTCATCAAGGCAGCGACTTTTGAGTTCCCAAGGCTCAAAGTGTCCTCCGACAACCAAACGCTCATAAGAGCAATCTCCAACGACTTGCAGCTTAAGGAAATCCATGGAATCATAGCTGATATCCACCAAATCTCCTCTGCCTTGGTCAATATCTCATTTAGTTATTTTCCTCGTGAACAAAACGGAGACGTCAACGCTCTTGCTAAGCGGACTCTCAATTCTATCTATGTATTGGACCCTTAAGGGGCAAACCTTTGGGCCTGAGGCCTTTCAGTTTAATTTAAGTGTttaagtgcaaaaaaaaaaaaaaaaaaaaaaagctttggtTATATGAGACATGGGCAACACAAATAATGaacatatcccctatatattatttgtgaaacattacaacttctttttgtagccacatgtcatc
This region of Brassica napus cultivar Da-Ae chromosome C5, Da-Ae, whole genome shotgun sequence genomic DNA includes:
- the LOC106393684 gene encoding uncharacterized protein LOC106393684 → MREGKNTNFKRIKAPSIDTSALIKDNALTLIGRLTNPQEQKIWALIPALPRKWNLQGRAVGSDLGNNCFQFRFEKEEDLRRVLDNRPYHFSYWMVILQRWEPVISNAFPSMIPFWIRIKGLPLHYWQEDMVLRVGQELGTMENHELTRTTARVKVSVDGLKPLVKELIIEFDSGEETSITLEYEKLEYHCTSCFSLLHSRKNCPQRQDEEQPWACNPKITSEGTLYGRETTEAHLNERRKREQNSEKQSTDQFDFKARVDRHGNPFGDRISTKQTRVAPPMLTMQEAVHPSQQPLEKPQHYSAQQSQQYSSPQYTYSRQAKHRGTQRGRDLFSQRSQGHWRAKQLVSQEERSKTEEKQNSDLREDTAVGKTHLSHTGLNIPSMEEVMEDLQQVTRQYLSCPDPVEAAARRQRVLQGDASGEMEETVAAIIAAETRRQSLISQTLGSESNPNTPPPNQEYPLYASPYQAPLETRSPLTRRNEVEEGNMDLETRHNDGDTTPTRGNEGPEKLKSIVISPNMETEVASPAPQDPAETQGEEETLQEFQNKVRRRAKKSKQDKPSGSSPNILRGTSSKKRKISQIQRSIARAVGSPKGHTSKPQRRADKGESAAGTSKSSRNPPIQLIHVISKKKPDFRVPRPQAP